CTTTCATTACGAGAGGGATTTTGCTGTCCAGTACCCCGGTTCCTGTACTGGTTATTATCATTATCTGTAGATCTTCTGATTTAATCCACTTTAGATAATGTAATTTATTATAAACTGTTTCCTCATCTATAATTTTTCCCTCAAGTAAATCTTCGATCATATAATTTAAAATCAGATTTTTATCCCTTTCAAATAAATTATTTTTTCGTAATTCTACAGATAATAACTGACTAAAACGATCTATCAGTTTAACAGCAAGGGGGCTGAATTCCTTCCCGGCTCCGTGTATAACAAGTTTTGCCACCTCAATTCCGTCAATCTTAATCAGGGAGAGCAGGACACCGTTCAGAGGAGCTGATTCTTTTATGAGATTATATGAGCCGCTTTTACGTATTTCATGCATAAGATCATAATTTGAGTGAATATATTTTATAGTTTCTTCGTTTATATACTTATCGCCGTTTTCATCTTCCATAAAATCCGTTATGTTATTTATATCATAAGATGAAGCGAGGACTTTGTAGCTGATGTCATGGATGAGCATAGGATGTCCGAATATCTCTCTTGCTTTATCAATTATATTTTGCAGTCCCAGATTTAAGTAAAATGTGTCAAAAAGATCCTGCATATATAAAGCAGCACGTAGTTCCAGCTCGTCAGTTTTATGTAT
This genomic stretch from Sebaldella sp. S0638 harbors:
- a CDS encoding CdaR family transcriptional regulator; amino-acid sequence: MQELNNIHKTDELELRAALYMQDLFDTFYLNLGLQNIIDKAREIFGHPMLIHDISYKVLASSYDINNITDFMEDENGDKYINEETIKYIHSNYDLMHEIRKSGSYNLIKESAPLNGVLLSLIKIDGIEVAKLVIHGAGKEFSPLAVKLIDRFSQLLSVELRKNNLFERDKNLILNYMIEDLLEGKIIDEETVYNKLHYLKWIKSEDLQIMIITSTGTGVLDSKIPLVMKGLKNFISLDNCTVYKSNITVFVDRRHFDNLFGANSRFEDFLNANNLSAGISLKFSSISESKRFYSQALKAIEFGQRYNTHIAFFEDFRLSIISDSIISQYDLIDFCHPAVIQLINFDKQNGTDLLDTLKNYLYYTNSPNEAAKVLCIHRNTLFYRINKIKDMTEITLNNAEEISKLYISIRLLEINDRLV